The Nicotiana tomentosiformis chromosome 9, ASM39032v3, whole genome shotgun sequence genome contains the following window.
TTGGAAAGTAGGAATATCAAAATGAAGTTTCATCAATGATTGGAAGTAGTGTTGCACAGACCACCAACTAGTATGTGCTCATCAACAACCTCATAAAATCGAACATTTGTATTTTTTTCGTCGTTAAATGTAACCTCAAATATGCATCTTTAGAAAATCAAGCATAGAAAGGTAATTGCAGAAAACTATATAGCGAAATAAGGCATTTGTTCTGATCAACCTCCAAAGAAACAAAAAGATTGTATCAGAATCTAGCTGCAACTGCCACAACATACCAACTATCATCTCTAAAGCAGGTTTAAGCTATCGAAGACTTGCAAACTGGACATGATGTTTTTCTCCTCAGCCACGGATCGATGCACTGCAGTAAGTTCAACGACTGTTAGAAATTTGGTTGCTTAACCAACAATAAAAACACTCGAGCAAGAAAATTCAGAAAGTTTACATCTTTGTGAAACTTGTGCAAGCAAGGAAGATGGCGGATGACGTCCCCCACGGTAGGAGTTTCAAGACAAACTGCACATGCTTCTTGAAGACTCTCATTCTGCAAGGAACCAAAGAGGGTAAGCAACGTGCAATTCCAGCTACTCACGGCTTTAAGCAGCAGCCAGCAAACCAACATCTATGCTCTACACTCGCATAGATGTGTACTCCTTTATTATAGTAGAATGTCAAGGATATACAACAGTGTTAATCTAAGGTAAGAATTTAATACCACAAGGAGATCCTAGTTACCTGAACTGTTGACTGTGGTAAGTCGTTGATTTGCCATACAGATGCACCACCGTGTTGGTGGTTGTTCTCATCAAGAGCTAATAGCATTTCATAGTCATTCCTAAACCAAAGAAGGGAAGGACATGTTAGAAAACACGATATACATCTTTTCCAAAACAATAGTAATGACGCTAAAAACGAGATTGATAACGTAAAGaagaaagaagacaatactacaTAGATTagttttttttgataaggtataGTACATAGATTACTTCAGATTAGTTCATTCCCTCGGATGACACATACCCTTGCACCTTAACTTCAGAGAGAATCAAATTATGTTACTTAGAGTTTCTAGTAATATCATTGAAAAAAATACGTTTCAGAGATTTGAACGCGTAGTCACCATGCCTCCTTTTACATTTTGATGCAACAAAAGTTAATTTCATTGAAGTGCTAATTTCATTGAAGTCATAAAAACTTACTCATTGAAGTCACGCTGCGTCTGAAGGAGGTTACCATCAACATCCATATTACTGAAAGCCTCTAATGTTTCCAATATATGCATCCTCTGCAACATTCAGAAAAAGTAAATTACACATTCACTGCTGGACCCACATCAAAAAAAATAGACAGCAATTACCCAAATCCCATTTTAATCATTCGGCTAAAACAAGTCCTTCAATAAGAGAGGTGAAAAGAGCATCTCTTTGACGCTGAAGTTTTAATGGGAAGAGGTGATGGTTTCTTTCAGAAGGAGCAAAGACAGAAAGGTGGAGACCGGAAGAACCAATCAGGGCACAAGTGAGGATGATAATAAAGAGCTTAAGGGAGCTTGTGGTCCCATAAGAGATGTTCTCTTAACAGAAAACCGTTTGTTCTTTGTTAAGGATTATAACATGAGATCTCTTTATGTTTATCAAGATAAAAGAAAGAAGTGCGATATTTTTCTCCTCTGTATCAAATCCTGTCTTCTTAAGTATGTTTTGACAAACCAAAGAAATAGATGAACTTAGCTAACTATCCATTTATATCAATCCTACATCCAGAATAAAAGAACCCCACATCAAAGTAGGATTTCATTGTACACATTCAAACTCATACAATGATGCCATATAGGGTAATCACACATCCAAAAGGGAAAGAGAACCCATAATGCAATAATTGCTCCACATTTCAatgaaaatatatcaaatctTTTAAAATGATGCCATTCAAACTCATACAATGATGCCATATAGGGTAATCACACATCCAAAAGGGAAAGAGAACCCATAATGCAATAATTGCTCCACATTTCAatgaaaatatatcaaatctTTTAAAATGTCCTTTTGGAAAGTAGGGAAAGAAAGGAGATAAATCATAATATAAGAacaagatctgcacacaaggatGTTGCCTAATGGTCGATGAAGTTGGAATGAAGACCAACGGAGACTAAGGTACTCCAGCAGATTCAGAAAACGTAGGTGATTGTCATTTCTTAGGTACCTTTCTATTTCTCTCTTTCTATTTGACTGTTTATAACTCTATAGGCTAGTGACTCTCAAACTGAGGCGGCTCAGATTCAATTTTCCATAGCCCGTCCTTTCTTTCTTTATATATGACACAGCTGCTTAACACTAATCATCTCGGTCTCTTCTAAAACACAAACTACTGTAGAATCAACCTAAATAGCTTAGAAACAAAAAGTCATTACTTGAAGCCAACTGAATACAAGCAGCATGAAAATAACAAGAAATACAACTTGGGTAAACTAAATGTTTTATTGGCGACCAAAGTCACAAGGAAAAATGGAAGTAATAAATACCATGTCCACATCCATATTAGGAGGAAATAGTGAATTTCTTCCTCTAGAAGATGAGACTGTACGAGGTTGTCCAGGGAAACGGCTCCTCAACCTTGCCATTCTATTTGATGAAGAAGCCCGAGCTTGAGAAGCTCTACGAGATGTAATGGATGCATTTCTTGATTGTCGTCTGCGTATGTTTGCAACCAATGATCCATTCTGCACAACATCCCCACgtcccaaaaagaaaaaaagacaaaaggaggaaaaagaaaaagaactcaGTCAGAGATCAAGGCACATTCTTAAAGGATGAAAACAGAATATGAATTAAAGGTTTTTTGTTTTTTGCACATTTTGAAGACTAATGTATTTAAGATCACACTTAGACTAGGAAATTCAAAGAGAAAGACACACAAAATAGGTGATactgcagcaacaacaacaacaacaacaacccagtataatcccactagtggggtctggggagggtagtttgtacgcagaccttacccctaccctggggtagagaggctgtttccgatagaccctcggctccctccctccaagaactcccaccttgctcttggggtgactcgaactcacaacctcttggttggaagtggagtgttcaccactagagtaacccactcttgtcaaaatAGGTGATACTGCAATCACAGCAAATTTTAAACAAAAATCAAAATGAAAACCTTGAATTTCAATCAATGCTGCAAGTCAAAGTTATATAACAAAGAAAGAACAATCAATTTGCACGGCTACAACCCAAATTACCAACTATCATGATCGTTGATCACAGCAATATATCCAACATGAGCACATTCAAGTGTAAACAATTTCAAATATTTTTGGGTACATATAAAAAGTACACAGCCCCCAGAGGAAGTTCCAGACTGGGTAGGTCAAAAATTTTTAAGTGTCTCAGACACAAACTTCACTACAAATGAAAATGTTGAATATGGTTTTCCGCTACAACAACTTAAGTTCAGCAAACAAGATCGAGGGAAGAGCTGAAGACAAAGCTCGTCCTTGACCTGACCAAGTAGAGTTAGATATCTCCAGAAAGAGCTTGAGAGTAGCATAGAGCTAAATGTGGCATGGAAAATGTGGTAACTGTTTGAATACAGTTTGGAAATGGAAGTTCTACGGTGAGCGAAATTATTCATGCAAGGTCTTTAAAGTAAATAAGGGAGGTCCCCAGTGCACAAAACCTTTAACATCTTCTCATGATCTAGCATTAAGAAACACATTAGCAGTTCATGACGGTGCATATGGacccatatatatatactcaAACGCGCGTGCAGTTTCCAGTTCCAAATCCCATATTGCTCACTAGTTTCTGGACTAAATTCCTAATTTTTTTGAATTTAGTACAGTACCTAGTCAGCAAAATTTGACTACTTATTTCTATTCTTAgttattaatatatttatttatgACATTTTCTTAACAATTCATATATCATTTTCTAGAGCTATATGTACCGTTCGTTGCTGCCCTCTTCAATGCCCTATGGTCGATGAGGTGCATCGCTTAGTGCCTTGGTGCTAAGCATTGAGGTGCCTCTTAAGCTCGGCGAAGTTCCCGGCCTGCACTACATCTAGCTTCAAGGCTTAAGTGTACCTCAAGCGAGCCTTTAACAACACAAGATATCATGTTTGAGTATAATGCATATTTGGGACCATATGCACCACCATACGTACTAACTTTAGCAAAACCTCCAATTTCTATATCACTTCATGTCAAAGAAAACCTAGTATACAAAGATCTATTTTAGCAACAAAGGATTGATTGAATTGTCTTACTAGGGCAAGTCATGGTTCATATGCTTAGTCAAAAAGGATAATCCAACGAAATTTATGGGTTTACCTAGGTCACTTAACGGGCAAATCAATAAAAgatttttatctttgaaaccCATTGGAAAGGCAGTGCAAGAGAAATCATACAAAAATAATCGAACTTTTGAATTCCCCGAAAAAGATATGAGGTGCTCAGAGATAGTCGAAGTAATTGAATAGGAGGATTATTATGAATATTACCAAGTGCAAATGAAAGTCAAAGTAACTTCTGAATTAACATTCCACATATTAAAGCCCCCAAACATGAACATAATGTATAAATCTTTGAAAGTCGGATGTCAATGTCAATATTAGACCTAAGTGGCACATGTTTTACTAAGAAGTGATGTAAAGTATAGAAGACAATAAAATGTAAGGAAGCCCAACATACAAGATTGGATAATTGATTCTCTCCCCCAGAGGAAGCATGTAGGAGATCCTCCTGCGCTAAAGCCAAGGCTACATCTCCATCAATCTGTTGCGAAGAAAAGCAAAACTATCAAAAAATAGTAGGTGTTTGGATAATATTTGGTTgaagtttgaaaaaaatatttgtaGTTGTAGTTGAAACGGGTATTTGGAAGAAGTTGTGCTTGGACATGAATTTCACTTGGAAAAacatttgaagttttgtgagtgggaACCATTATTTTCACTTGAAATACTTCTCAAACCAGttcttcaaaattcaaattctctatttcaagttgaagtttaaaTAATGGACCAGATTGTAGAACAAAgacatttgaattttttttttctcaaactTCCCAAATATCATCTATGGACAAAGGGGTATGGTACTGTGTACGGAAGACAAGAACAGTTAAATATTGATAGATAACAGCTAAAAATATGCTCATAAAGAGTCCAACCTCGCCAACGCCAAACGTAGGCACCTCATTATATAATTGTTCTTGGAGTTCCCGTGCCAGCCTTTCATCAGCTTCTAATTGTCTGGTCCTAGCATCATCATTCCTACTACTGCTACATACAACACGAGAGCCTTCATGTCTTGTGGTAGAGGAGGGACTGTCCACATCAATCACTGGTTCTACGCCTATACCTACATGATTTCTGTTTCTGGTGGACCTTCTATTAATCCTACTTTCAGGTGATGCAAGCAAAATGATGTCTAAATCATCAGAGGCTGATGTAGAACATTCACCATGGATGCTTGAGGCAGGTCCCTGCTTTAGTCTATTCTTAACTGTGTTTAATGCAGTATGATTTCCATTAATTTGGGGACATTGAGGTCCAGAAATGGATTCCTTTGGCTCTGCAGATTCACCAGAAACATGTCTAATAGAAGCTGAATCGTGACCATTACTTGCATCATCTCTTCGCGTCGCCCTACTCCCACTGGAGTGAGTGATAAAGCAGGCACTATCCTTATCTAAGGTCCTGTGCACATTGGACAAAGAAAAGTTCATGTTCCCACTACGGTTACGTGTACTTCTCCATCCACCTGATTCGTCAAAGCTTCTGGACGCATCTCTACTGGAATCACTCGTTTCCTTTGCCTTCTCATCAATAGATATCAAACTTCTGGAAGgataaatgaaaaaaaaaaaaaaaacctgatGAGACCTTTATCAGGACAAGAGTTAATCGTTGAGGTAACATTCAAAATAAAAGGAACCCAGAAATTTAAGCTACTATAAACATTACAATTCTAGAATATATATAAGAACCTGTAACTTGTAAAGCATGAAGAATGTGAAGCAACTAAAATCACCTAACTATATTGCAAACATTTATGACATGGATAAGAAGAGAACAAAGGTACAAAATGGTTGGCACAATCTTAGATATGATTATGAATAATAAAGTAAAATACAATTCGCAGGAATAAAATGACTAGAATAACATCACATAACAATACTTATGAACGAAGTAGTAGTAGCATCTCATACAACAAGATGCAGCAAGCATTTACAGACATCTCATTAAAGCCAAAACAGGGATACACACAACACAGATATTTTTTTCTGGATAAGTTTCCGCACAACACAAATATGTCGAAATGCATATCTTAATATAGATTCATCatttgttacagctggttgaacTCATCCATCTATACACACATGAAAACAAGCTAAACTGTGTTCCACATAAATCATCAAAGCATAGATCGCTCAGCAGGGATCTATATCATAGAAGATGTAAACAaaatttccctttttcttttccaATTTGGTCGGCCTAGTAAATTTGAAATAAACTGCTCTCAGAAAAGAACTAAAATTGTCTCTTCCATGAATATCTAGACAATCTTCACCAAATACGCACCTGCTAAATGGATGTGTTGTTTCATGTTCTTTTGAAGGAGAAGAGTGCATTATCACCTCCTTACCCTTTAATGTACTAGAGATACCATTTTTAGATATCAATTCTTTGGCAATACCTAAGCTTGTACCTGCAGATGATTCCGTAAGACTGTTACCAGTTAGCCCATGAGTTAAAACACCTTTGTCCTCCTCCACAGCTGGCTTTTTGGCCTTAGCTATGTTGTGAGGGGATATACATCCGTTTCGTACCAATCTTTTCTGCCCAATTACTCTGGGTGAGTTAGCAAAAGATGCAGAACCATCTTTTCGAGCTCCAAGCTGCGCATCAATGGTAGAATCCTTTTCTCCATGAGATTTAGAACTTGAACCATCGATTTCCTTTCCTTTATTGGCATTGCTAGATGGTACGAACGAAGTCATCTTGTGCAAATGAGAGTGTTCATTCATCGCTGCCGATCCGGATCGTGTTCTCCATTTTTCAACTTGACCACCATCGTGTGCTTCAACTGTAGGAGCTTTAACAAACACATGCATCGACCCACTTTTCTTTGTTAGGTCTATGGCAGGGTAGTTTCGCTGAGAAGACTTTTGACTTTTTGACTCTGGGTTTTCACTTTTGGAAAGGTGCAAGTTATATTTCTCATTGGAATTAGGAATGGAGGAAACCTTAGTAAATTGAACACCATTTCTTGAAGGGATAGAATTCCCCAAACCAGAAGCTGATGAATTTGCATGGAATTCAGATTTCATGGAACTATTGATACTTTTTGGAGGACGCATAAACAGCCTTCTTTTTCCTACACCGTTAACATAAACTTGATTCTCATTATGTTCACCAGTAATATTTCCATATCCTGAATGACCAGATGTCGATAAACCACTCTCCGTGCTGACACGATTCCTCACATTCAGATCCTTAGCAGCTAATCTATTAGGGGTGTCAGGAACATCGAATTGACTATCGCTGTTCACATGATCCATAATCTGCACAAACAGCCAAAAGTAGACATATCACATCAGTGGACAAATTTAACTAACCAAAAATTAGCACAGATATCATGTAAGGTGCAGAATCAAGTTACAATATCAGAAGTAAAGAGGAAAGACAGTCACAAGAACCGTGAGGACACCTCAGTCTCGAATAAGTTGGTGTGGGCTTAAATGTATCCAATAAAACTGTTGATAGAAAGCACTTGAAACCAACTGTACATACAAGACAATGATCCTTGGTATTAATTTAGCAGCAAAACCCTAATCACACAATAACCATAAAGATTAAACCTTTTATAAACAAGATACTACTGCAAACAACAAATCACTAtatataagtttaaaaaaaaggGAAATTTAGCAAATATCAATTACCAACATAAGGGAAAAACCGATTAGAAAAGAAACATGAAAATCTGAAAATTCAAGATTTTTCTAACCCCATTCAAATAATTGTATTTCAAGCAGGAAAAAAAAGGGAACCTTTAATATAAATCAAACGAAAAATTAAGGATAATATAATGATAGAATCAAAGAAAAGAACAAACCTTTGAAGGTTATTCTTGATTCTGCAAAACCCACAAAATTCATGTATAGAAAAtcataattttgatattgaaaaaaaaaaagagcaaaaGAAATGCTAGGGTTTGATGGAGAGAAGAGGTGCGGGGTCATGCCTGGGAGTGGGGGGTGGAGGGGAAGGGGGCGTTTGCAGTGCAATGTCCGGTATACACTTTGAGGCTACACTTTGTGGGAAGTGTATGACACGCTCTGTGATAATggagtaaataataaataatttgaaTTTTGAATCATGAATTTCTGTTATTTCACTTTTACATTTAAGCTAAGTAACTCACTTCGCCATCTCTATTATGCCAATGTGAGCAACACGAGTGAGGCGTACAACACGAGCTTGAATCCTAACTAGTACATGAAGTATGTACTTAATTTTAAAAGGACGCACAATACGAGTTTGAACATTAATTAGTAAATCAAGTTTGTACTTAATTGTAGAAGGACGTACAATAGACCAGCCAGAATATTAATTAATACTTAATTAAATTTGATATTTAGTTATAGAAAGACCTATAACACGAGTTTGAAGGGTGACTAGCACATCAAGTCTGTACTTAATTATAGAAGGATAGAAAATCAAACGAATTTTCAAAACTGAAATGGAGATTTTTTTTGTTATAATAAAATGTTAGCAGCGAGACTAAATGTTTAATTCGCATTGGGATGCTACTTGAGAAGTCAATAGATGGCTAATTGATCTTATAATCTTGCATTAGATGCAAAGTACAATAAAACTTTCCAACTGTGATTAGGATAAATTCTTTTAATGAGTACAAGAAGGATTTCGTTAAAAGGCAGTACTACCGCAAAAAAGAAAAATGTTTCCCTATTTCTGCAGTGTACTAGTAATAAAGTTTATTATGCTATCAACAAAGTCTATTGATTTCTTTCATCTAATTTTTCTAGTTCTTACATTATTGTTATCATTTTCATGgctattgttattgatatttgattATTT
Protein-coding sequences here:
- the LOC104111737 gene encoding uncharacterized protein, producing the protein MDHVNSDSQFDVPDTPNRLAAKDLNVRNRVSTESGLSTSGHSGYGNITGEHNENQVYVNGVGKRRLFMRPPKSINSSMKSEFHANSSASGLGNSIPSRNGVQFTKVSSIPNSNEKYNLHLSKSENPESKSQKSSQRNYPAIDLTKKSGSMHVFVKAPTVEAHDGGQVEKWRTRSGSAAMNEHSHLHKMTSFVPSSNANKGKEIDGSSSKSHGEKDSTIDAQLGARKDGSASFANSPRVIGQKRLVRNGCISPHNIAKAKKPAVEEDKGVLTHGLTGNSLTESSAGTSLGIAKELISKNGISSTLKGKEVIMHSSPSKEHETTHPFSRSLISIDEKAKETSDSSRDASRSFDESGGWRSTRNRSGNMNFSLSNVHRTLDKDSACFITHSSGSRATRRDDASNGHDSASIRHVSGESAEPKESISGPQCPQINGNHTALNTVKNRLKQGPASSIHGECSTSASDDLDIILLASPESRINRRSTRNRNHVGIGVEPVIDVDSPSSTTRHEGSRVVCSSSRNDDARTRQLEADERLARELQEQLYNEVPTFGVGEIDGDVALALAQEDLLHASSGGENQLSNLNGSLVANIRRRQSRNASITSRRASQARASSSNRMARLRSRFPGQPRTVSSSRGRNSLFPPNMDVDMRMHILETLEAFSNMDVDGNLLQTQRDFNENDYEMLLALDENNHQHGGASVWQINDLPQSTVQNESLQEACAVCLETPTVGDVIRHLPCLHKFHKDCIDPWLRRKTSCPVCKSSIA